GTTTGATTCTATTTTAAATATATTGGCCGGTGATGCCCATTAAAGGGTACACTGGCTTTTTTTCATTGGCACATTGGTCGTGAAGATGACTTAGGAATAATGATAAGATCACGCGTCATATTATTGGCATCGAATGTCGAAGCTTATGAGGACATACGGTTTTTTCCCGCACTATTTACATAAGAAAAAACTTTTTTGCAACCAAAACCCTTCTTTTCTTACTTTATAAGTGAGGCCTTAATCAAATTGAACGGAAGTGATGGAGTGGAAGATAGTGAAATCATACAGCTGTATTTTGCGCGCAATGAAACAGCAATAGAAGAAACATCCAAAAAATATAGAAATTATTGTACCCGGATAGCTCATAACATTCTCTCAAATCTTGAAGATTCAGAAGAATGCGTAAACGATACCTTTCTAGGAGCGTGGGAAGCGATTCCGCCGAAGGCTCCTGCTAAGCTCTCATCTTTTCTGGGGAGGATCACGCGAAATATCGCGTTAAATAAATACGATTATTATATGGCTAAAAAGCGGAATAAAAAATTCGATACGATTCTTGATGAATTAAATGATTGTTTATCCTCCCCAGACAATGTCGAAAGTCAATATGAGGAAGAACAAATGGCCGAATCCATAAGCAATTTCCTGCTGAAGATTAACGAAGATCATCGGAATATTTTTCTGAGACGTTACTGGTACTCCGATTCTTTGGCTGATATCGCAACGCGATTTTCAATAAGTGAAAGTAAAACGAAGTCGGTCCTTTTCAGAACACGAAAAAAACTCCAAATATACTTAATGAAAGAGGGTTATATCCTATGAATAATAAAGATCTATTTAAGACTATTGGTTATGTAGACAGCAATCTGGTAGAAAAGGCTAACACAGCGAGACGGACGAATAAGAGAACATTTGCGAAGTGGGGAACATTGGCTGCTTGCGCTGCACTGGTGTTAGGAGTGGCCATATACTCCTCTCCTCTGAAGCCATCAATAACTAAATCACCACAAATAACGCAGCAGACTCCAGTCTCGGCACCCACAGGAATTCGAAAAATTTTAAATTACAACGGATATCGTTATGCATTTGTTGGAGATGGCGCTCAGTTTAAGTTCACAGGAGTGAAGCCTGAAAAATCACTTGGAACATTAGATTATGATATCAACCAAGAGATCGGGAAGGACAACGGGGATAACTATGTAGAAAAGGATTATTCCTCTACGTTCGCTGTTGGCGGAAAGCTATATGAAATCCCGACGTATCCATCCCATTTCCGCATTGCGGTTAAGTATGAAGAAGAATATTATCTGGCAGAAGTCGTGGCGAAGGTAAACGATTCTGCGATGACAGCAAAGGAATATCTGGATATGTCTAATCTAAAAGAGCATGCAAAAGATATCCATGTTCTTAATCATGTGGGGAATGACGTGTTAAAGAAAATGACTGACCATGCTTCTGTGGAATCTATCATTGAGGGTCTGTACAGCGCAAAAACAGCTGATTTAAGCAATAAGGAATACGAGGCTATTGCAGAGGCGCAATCCCAAGGGAAATCGTATCAACTAAAGTTCAACCTCAAGGACGGAACCTATATGGCTATGTATATCATTCCTGAATTAAAAGTTGTGTCAATGGGAGATGCGTATTATCAATTGCCTGACACCTTCTTTGATCAATCCGGCGAACTCTTTTCAGGACTTAAACAAGAAGTGTTGCCGTTATACTGAGTAGAGGTATTCTGAGATAGAGGTTTTGAAAAGTAGGACAAAAATCACCAATTATACGCTAATCGGTGATTTTTGTCATTTCTATATCGCAAAGGACTCAGATCGAAAATAACAAGAAATCTTGACATGTCACCATTTGGTGTCCTATAATTAATTAGACACCGAATGGTGACCTATTAGGTACTGATGAAGTATAATCGGTTACACTACAGGTAATATTACGGAAAAGGTGGGGGTGGTTTTGAACGAAAATAGTCAAGTGAGGGATGTTTATGACGCTGTTGCAGATCCAACAAGGCGAAAACTACTTCAAATACTGGCTGATGTTGATGAATTACCCCTACATGAAATTACGGTTCATTTTGAAATGGGTCGTACTGCAGTTTCTAAACATTTATCTATCCTTAAAGATGCTGATCTTGTAATTGCTCGAAAGGTTGGTAGAGAAACGAGGTATCGTTTGAATGCCAATCCATTGAAAGAAATTAGGGATTGGGTATCTTTTTACGAAGGTTTCTGGAAAGAAAGAATCGATAAACTAAAACTATTATTGGAGGAAGAATAATGAAACCAGATGTATCCTTAGATTATCAATTTACAAGCTCCATCGAGAAGGTATGGGACGCTTTAACGGATTCAGATACACTTGCGAAATGGATCTGGAGCAATGACTTTAAACCAGTCGTAGGGCATAAATTTCAATTTCGTGCAGAACCAAATGAATGGTGGGATGGTATTGTAGATTGCGAGGTTCTCGTAGTAGACGAGCCACATACATTATCTTATACTTGGCATAGTGCCGGAGAAGGCACTACGGTTACTTGGACTTTGAGCAAGGAGTCAGATGGTAAGGTTCATCTACATCTTGGTCAATCTGGATTTAGTGAAGAGACCAAAGCCCGCCAAGGCGCTATTGAGGGAGCTAAATATGCTTGGGCGAATATGGGCAGTCAGCTTGAAAAAGTATTAGCAGAACTGTAATTTCAAGAATAGGGTGCTTTTCTGAAACATGGAAAGTGCCCTTTTTAATGGAATAAATCATGGCAATACTAAATGAAGAGAATGGAGATGAGATGATACCACTATGAAAATAAACCGATTAATTGCGAACAATATTAACAAGTTAGATGCAGTACTACCTGTAGATCAATCCCTAGGGATTGCTGGTTTGTCCGGTTCTGGTAAAACAACCTTTTGTCAAACCATCGGCGAAGAATCCAAGAAACGTCTCGTTTCTTTATTGCCAAAGGCAGAATATCAGTATTTATTCCCTAATATTATGGAAACTAATTTCAGTGCGATTCAGATGGAAGAAATGCCACTTGTACTTTTTCTAGGGAGATCATCCATTTCTTCCAATCCTCGTTCAACCATTGGCACACATACGGGTGTGTTCACAGAGATTCGTGTTGCGATTGCTGAACGTTATAACCTATCTCCAGAGGTTTTTTCATTTAATAATGAATTAGGCTGGTGCCCAGATTGTAAAGGTCGCGGGACTACTAAAAATGTTGAATGCAAAAAGTGTAAGGGGAAGCGCTATAATCACGAAACTGAACAATACAAAATGGAGTTATTGGATCAGGACAAGAGTATTTCCGATATTAATGACTTAAGCATTGAAACCATTTTTTCACTAGCTGAAGTATTGAAAATTAGTGAGGGTAAACAAAACATTCTAAAAAACATAATCCATATGAATATTGGTTATTTAACCTTAAATCGCATTATGGGCACCTTGTCAGGTGGAGAGTTAACACGACTTTACTTGGCAGAATTCATGGCAACCAGTGAAAATACAGTAATTATCATTGACGAAATCTCCGTGGGTCTGGATCACCAAACCCTTTTGAAAATATTAGAACAGATTAAACAATTAGGCTTTAAGAATCAAATTTGGCTCATTGATCATTCTGACACGGTTTTAGATATAACGGACGAGCAATTGTTTTTTGGACCAGGTAGTGGTAAATACGGCGGGAAAATTGTTGAAGAATCGCCACGTCCAGAGCCGATCAATGGAGAGATAAATCAGGCTGCACCCACTGAATACTATCATTTTCATGATCTTTACTGTCGTAATATTCAAATGGCCGAAATTCAGATTCCTCGTAATAGACTTGTAACGTTCACTGGTGAATCTGGCTGTGGTAAATCTACATTGGTTAATGAGTGTATGTCCAAAGATTTTGTGAAGCGATATCCCAAGGATAAGCTGGTGATTGTGGGGCAAGATCGAAATCAATCGATTACCAGTCGGTCTACGGTTGCAACTTTTCTTGATATTAAAAGAAAGCTCACAAAATATAGTGAAGAGATTGATGATATTTTTCAGCGCTCGATTGAAGATATTATTGATGAACTGCCAAATGAAGACATTGCTCATAAACGCTTAAGCTTATTGATCAAGCTTGGACTTGGTTATTTGACGTTGGAAAGAAAAACACAGTCTTTATCAACAGGTGAATTTCAATGTGTCCATTTAGTTTCTGAGCTGTTTGCAGGTTCAAGAAATCCACATACACTTTTCATTTTTGACGAGCCTTCCAAAGGGTTATCACAAAATATTTTAAATCAATTCATTGATAGCATTAGAGTCATTCTACAGGATGAATCCGTCTCCATTATAATGATTGAACATAACTCGTATATGCTAGAAAACTCTGATTTTATTGTTGATTTTGGCAAAAGACAGCTTGAACCAGTGGACCATCTAGATGTCGTCAGCCATGAAGAGTATTATCGTCAACAAAACAGTGAGGATTATGTCACGCCATTGCAGATTTCTTCAACACTGCGTCAACAAAATGGCATTAACTATTTAAAAGAAGATCAGATTGCCTATTTTAAAAATGCGGAAAACGTCTATAAAGGTGGCATCTTAAAAAGCTTATCCTCTATGGCACGTTTGATTTATGGTGAATACGAATCAGATACCATTGCCCCTGTCATCGCCATTGATCTGGAAAGACACTTGTATAGTCAATATACTTTTCTGTATGAAATGGGTGGCTTGATCAACCATATTGTAACGGCACATCCAACCATTAAAGATACAAGTAGCTTCGATTTCTATTATCAAGACAATCATTGTCCATGCTGCAAGGGACGTCGAGTCATTGATAAGTTTGATTTTGATGTTGTTCTTCAGGACAAAAATGTGCCATTTTGGGATGGCTTATTGCATCCAGATGCAATGGATATTCTGAAATTCTATCAATTCCCCAAATTAAAATTCATCTTTGAAGAGATTAAGAATGAACTCGGACAAGATATCAGCAAGAGTTATAGTGAGATGACGGATGCAGAAAAGCATACTTTTTGGTACGGGTATTGGGAAAAGTCATTTTATGATAAAGCAAGCAAGGCAACGAGGACTTGGGAAGGTTTTAATTACATCATTGGGAACTACATGGTAATATCGAAAGCGATCATTAAAGAGCATATTAAACAGTCCAAGATAATGATTACCTGTCCAATCTGTCAAGGAACCGTACTAAATCATCATAAAAAGCTAAAGTTTGGTGACACAGATATTCGTGAGATCCTTGGACAACCTCTTGATCAAGTGATTAGTACCGTTGGCAAATTACAGGTGCTTGAAAAAATGAAAGCCATTGTTGGCGGCGATATGGTTCTAACAGAGGATGTCTCTCTATTGTCTAGGGAAACACAAGTTGCTCTAAAAATGCTTGAACTAGAGCTAGCGAGCTTTGCACACTATGAAATGGTATTACAAAATGCTCTGCCATTCTGGGGAAAGATTAGCGGAAGCATTGAATCCATAAGCATGAATAATAGAATTACCATTTGTGATTTTGATAATATTAGTGAAACTAGAGAAAACATTATTGATAAGTATTTCACGAATGGAAAATATAAAAAACTAACCTATGTGTATGAAGCGTTTGGTTACAAAAAACTGGTCACTCTAATTAATAAGATAAAAGCTAGTCATCCATGTCCATTCTGCAAAGGGAAGAAAGCCATTTCGGAAGATGGGCTTCATGATGGTGTTTATAAATTAACGATTCCATGTGTTAGTTGTTATGCAAGTGGCATTAATGATGAAGGGCGTAAGGAAATCGTCGAAGGCATTGACGTGCAAACTTGGTTAACTGGCAATGTAAGTGACGTTGTTACGGAAAGCTTAAATATTGTGGCTGTAGCGGATATTCCAATTTTCAATCGTATTCGGGAGTTGAATAAACAAGAAATGATGGCAGTTTATCAATACCTTGAGGATAATAAGCAAACCTAATGGAACCGCGCTATGCGCGGTTTTTTATTGTATGGGAACACATTTGGGATAATTATTGATGTGACATAAATCACAATTCAGACACATCTTTTCATTAAGGATAGCTACATTGAGCTATAGGCATACATCTTCCTTTTCTTTACAATTAGGCGTAATGATCGTTCACTAAATGGAATGATAGATTAGAGAATGAATCGCTGACAAGGGGGTGAACAATGGTTATATCCAAAAGTTTCTGTCACCCAGTCATATTTAGAGTATCGATCCTGATGTTACTTAGCCTTTTCTTAATAATCACGACCTACAGCGGGAGTGCCAGTGCAAATACTACTTCGAAAGCGATTCCACTCCAGCCGATTATTAATGCTGCCCAAATCGGAGATTCGATTACTTTAGCTCCAGGTACTTACCTCGGCCCGGTTTATATTAATAAAAGGCTGACGATTAACGGGGAAGGTAGGGTGACACTATTAAATTCATCTCCAGATGCTGAAGTTGCAGTTATGATTCAGGCTGATGGGGTAAAGCTTCAAGGACTTAATATACAGCAGGATAACGGGGGAGAAGCAGCAGCGATTCGGGTGGAAGGCGATCAGGTGACTTTGAAAGATTTAGTCATACATACATTTGGCTTTGGCATTGTGCTACGTGAGGCCGATAGTGGAGTTGTAGTAAACAATAAGATCCGCTGGTTTATACCTAAAGGTGTTACTTCGGGAAAAAGAGGCAATGGCATCGATCTCTATAACTCTCATGGTTTAGATATCAGAGAGAATGAAATCTCTTATCTCCGAGATGGCATCTATATAGAGAAGAGTCGCAATACAAAGGTTGATCACAATCGGCTCTATTATTTACGATATGGCGTTCACTGTATGTATATCAATGGATCATCTGTTACGAACAATATTGGAGAATACAACATAACTGGCGCGATGGTGATGGGAGTGACCGACGTTATGGTGTCAGGAAACTCTTTTCGTAAACAGAATCAGAATGTTCATTCTCAAGGAATCCTGCTCTTTGACGTTCGTACCTCTCAGATTGTACATAATCTCGTGGAAGGTAATCGGGTAGGAATCTATATGCAGCAGTCTTCCGACAACACTCTCCGGAATAATATGGTGCTCCGAAATTATATTGGGATTCAATTTGAGGGTTCTGAAGGCAACCGCTTTCAGCAGAATGCTTTTATTGCAAATGTGATTGAAGCACAGGCAACCGATTCCAAGAATAATAAGATGACGAGAAATTTTTGGGATTCTTTCGAAGGGCTGGATGTATCGGGTGATGGCGTAAGTGATCTACCCTATGCTATTAACCCTTTTTATCAGCAATTAATTACAGAAAATGCTGCTTATCAGCTCTTTTTTCAATCACCGGGCATGACATTTTTAAGCGATCTGTATACAAATGGTAAAGAACAATGGTCCACCGATCTAGAGCCGCTTATGCAATTGGATTCAGTTAATGCAAATGTTGGACAAGTTAGTGAGGGGCAAGGGTCAGTAATGGTAGTGGGTTGGCTGCTTTTGTTTTTCTCTGTGATCACAATACTATATATGGGGGTATTAAGGTTATGAAAAAATGGAGTTTTGTGCTGATGTTGATGATGGGTTTGTTAATTCTGGCGGCTTGTGGCCCCAAAAAGTTTGAACCTTTGGCGATTAATGAAAAAGTTGATATTTGCGCGATTTGCAATATGCAGGTTAAGGACGATGCCTTTGCTACACAACTAGCAACGAAAGACGGGAAGAATTATAAGTTTGATGACATTGGTTGTATGAATGAATGGAAGAACAAGAATGGAAGCAAAAATATTGGAATGGACTATGTTCGTGACTATAACGACAAAGAGTGGGTAGAATTCAGTAAGGCCAGCTTTGTCTATGATGAGACACTACGTACGCCTATGGCTTATGGAGTCATCAGCTTCAAAGACACTGCTTCAGCTGAAGCTTTTGTAAAGGAACAAGGTGTTGGCATCGTTCTGTCAGCTAGTGATCTGTCCACGCATGAATGGAAACAAAATACGGATATGATGCACATGGATATGAATGGCGGAGAAGGTCATATGGACGAGCATAAGTCTGAGGAAATGGAAGGCATGACATCGGATAAAGAGACGGATATGTGATAATGGGTGATATCCTGCAAGTCGCAC
The window above is part of the Paenibacillus sp. FSL K6-0276 genome. Proteins encoded here:
- a CDS encoding nitrous oxide reductase accessory protein NosL, whose translation is MKKWSFVLMLMMGLLILAACGPKKFEPLAINEKVDICAICNMQVKDDAFATQLATKDGKNYKFDDIGCMNEWKNKNGSKNIGMDYVRDYNDKEWVEFSKASFVYDETLRTPMAYGVISFKDTASAEAFVKEQGVGIVLSASDLSTHEWKQNTDMMHMDMNGGEGHMDEHKSEEMEGMTSDKETDM
- a CDS encoding metalloregulator ArsR/SmtB family transcription factor, which encodes MNENSQVRDVYDAVADPTRRKLLQILADVDELPLHEITVHFEMGRTAVSKHLSILKDADLVIARKVGRETRYRLNANPLKEIRDWVSFYEGFWKERIDKLKLLLEEE
- a CDS encoding RNA polymerase sigma factor, translated to MEDSEIIQLYFARNETAIEETSKKYRNYCTRIAHNILSNLEDSEECVNDTFLGAWEAIPPKAPAKLSSFLGRITRNIALNKYDYYMAKKRNKKFDTILDELNDCLSSPDNVESQYEEEQMAESISNFLLKINEDHRNIFLRRYWYSDSLADIATRFSISESKTKSVLFRTRKKLQIYLMKEGYIL
- a CDS encoding SRPBCC domain-containing protein, encoding MKPDVSLDYQFTSSIEKVWDALTDSDTLAKWIWSNDFKPVVGHKFQFRAEPNEWWDGIVDCEVLVVDEPHTLSYTWHSAGEGTTVTWTLSKESDGKVHLHLGQSGFSEETKARQGAIEGAKYAWANMGSQLEKVLAEL
- a CDS encoding NosD domain-containing protein encodes the protein MVISKSFCHPVIFRVSILMLLSLFLIITTYSGSASANTTSKAIPLQPIINAAQIGDSITLAPGTYLGPVYINKRLTINGEGRVTLLNSSPDAEVAVMIQADGVKLQGLNIQQDNGGEAAAIRVEGDQVTLKDLVIHTFGFGIVLREADSGVVVNNKIRWFIPKGVTSGKRGNGIDLYNSHGLDIRENEISYLRDGIYIEKSRNTKVDHNRLYYLRYGVHCMYINGSSVTNNIGEYNITGAMVMGVTDVMVSGNSFRKQNQNVHSQGILLFDVRTSQIVHNLVEGNRVGIYMQQSSDNTLRNNMVLRNYIGIQFEGSEGNRFQQNAFIANVIEAQATDSKNNKMTRNFWDSFEGLDVSGDGVSDLPYAINPFYQQLITENAAYQLFFQSPGMTFLSDLYTNGKEQWSTDLEPLMQLDSVNANVGQVSEGQGSVMVVGWLLLFFSVITILYMGVLRL
- a CDS encoding ATP-binding cassette domain-containing protein translates to MKINRLIANNINKLDAVLPVDQSLGIAGLSGSGKTTFCQTIGEESKKRLVSLLPKAEYQYLFPNIMETNFSAIQMEEMPLVLFLGRSSISSNPRSTIGTHTGVFTEIRVAIAERYNLSPEVFSFNNELGWCPDCKGRGTTKNVECKKCKGKRYNHETEQYKMELLDQDKSISDINDLSIETIFSLAEVLKISEGKQNILKNIIHMNIGYLTLNRIMGTLSGGELTRLYLAEFMATSENTVIIIDEISVGLDHQTLLKILEQIKQLGFKNQIWLIDHSDTVLDITDEQLFFGPGSGKYGGKIVEESPRPEPINGEINQAAPTEYYHFHDLYCRNIQMAEIQIPRNRLVTFTGESGCGKSTLVNECMSKDFVKRYPKDKLVIVGQDRNQSITSRSTVATFLDIKRKLTKYSEEIDDIFQRSIEDIIDELPNEDIAHKRLSLLIKLGLGYLTLERKTQSLSTGEFQCVHLVSELFAGSRNPHTLFIFDEPSKGLSQNILNQFIDSIRVILQDESVSIIMIEHNSYMLENSDFIVDFGKRQLEPVDHLDVVSHEEYYRQQNSEDYVTPLQISSTLRQQNGINYLKEDQIAYFKNAENVYKGGILKSLSSMARLIYGEYESDTIAPVIAIDLERHLYSQYTFLYEMGGLINHIVTAHPTIKDTSSFDFYYQDNHCPCCKGRRVIDKFDFDVVLQDKNVPFWDGLLHPDAMDILKFYQFPKLKFIFEEIKNELGQDISKSYSEMTDAEKHTFWYGYWEKSFYDKASKATRTWEGFNYIIGNYMVISKAIIKEHIKQSKIMITCPICQGTVLNHHKKLKFGDTDIREILGQPLDQVISTVGKLQVLEKMKAIVGGDMVLTEDVSLLSRETQVALKMLELELASFAHYEMVLQNALPFWGKISGSIESISMNNRITICDFDNISETRENIIDKYFTNGKYKKLTYVYEAFGYKKLVTLINKIKASHPCPFCKGKKAISEDGLHDGVYKLTIPCVSCYASGINDEGRKEIVEGIDVQTWLTGNVSDVVTESLNIVAVADIPIFNRIRELNKQEMMAVYQYLEDNKQT